The Polyangium aurulentum genomic interval ACGAGATGCAGCGCGCCCTCGTGATGGCGGCCGGCCGCCCGGAGATCCTCGAGGAGGACCTCTCCCCGGCGCTGCGCCGCTCCCGGTCCCCCGTCCCCGTCGAGGCTCCCGGGGAGGATGCGTCGCTCTCGCTGGAGGGGAAGATCGAGCGCCTCGAGCGCGCGGAGATCGCGCGCGCGCTCGCCGAGTGTCAGGGCAACCGGAGCCAGGCCGCGCAGCGCCTCGGGCTGTCGCGCCAGGGCCTGCTCAACAAGTTGCACCGCTACGGCCTGCGCTGAGGTCGGAGCGCGTCCAGCGCTCGATGATCACCGCCGCGAAGATCGCGAGCGGCGCGAGGAGCGGCGTGAGGATGACGCCCAGCAAGAGCCCGACCCACGCCCCCTCCAGGGGCTCGCTCGGAAGGGCCAGGAGCGTGAACGACGCGGCCAGGACCACGAAGGAGCCGAGGTACGCGGCCCCGGCCAGAAGGGCGGTGCGCGCCTTGCGGAGGTGACCGGCCAGCGCCCCGAGCAGCCCCCCGACCAGCGCCGAGGGCAAGAGGCCGCCCAGCAGCAATCGCCCCGAGAACGAGAACGTCTGCGCGTGCTCGGCCCAGTCCGCGCCGTTGGCTCGTCCGAACGAGAAGGCGAGCGAGGCATAGGCAACGAGGAAGGTGACGAGCGTCGTCACGCCGACCGCAGCACCCTTCCAGACCTCCGAGGAGAAGCGAATCCGTCGCATGCGGCGGCGCTTCGCAAGGCCAGTGCCATGGCGCTCTTGCCGGGATCTGCGCGGGCCGTGGGCCGGGGTGTCAAGCGCGTGGACAGCGACGTCCACCTGCTGGGCAGCCGCTCGCGACGTGGGGTCTCGGGGAGAGCGGCTGGATGCGGTGAACGGGCCTCGGAGCGTGGTGGCATCGCGCTTGCGAAGGCGCCGGGCATGACTTCCACGATGTCGGACTACGATCTTCGTCTCGCGAGCCTGGTCGGGCGTGCCGTCACGGCCGTCTTCGCCATGGTGGGCTTGCTGCTCGTTCTGGCGATGTTCGGGTTCCACCTCCCGTACAAACCCGATGTCGCGGTGATCGCACTGACCACGCTGCTCGGCCTCGCGGGCGCGGTGTGGTTGCTCGGGGATCTGGTGGGGCGCGCCGTTGCGCAACGTGGGCGCGCGGCCGTGGCGTGGGGTCCTGTTGCCGGCATTGCGAGCCTCGGGATCTCCGCGCTTGCGTTCTCGCTGACGAGCGCTGCGCTGTACGTGGGGGACGACCTCCAGTTCCGCAGCCTGGGGGGGGCGCTGTGGGATCGTTTCGGGAAGCCGCTGGTGTTCATCATGGCCGCCGGGGCCCTGCCGGCGGCGCTGATCGGGCTGCTCTGCGCCGCCTCGATTCATTGCATCGTCTCCCGGCAGAAGAGGGCGTCCGTGGAGGACGCGTCCTGAGCTCGAGCTTCGCGTCGCCCGGGGACCCGCCGGTTGACGCCCGCAAGACGGCCGCGCTGGGCCCCGATCCGGGGCGCCAGGGTGCGGCGGCGCGTCCGGAAACGACCTCCAAGCCAGGTTTCAGCGTACATGGGCGTGCATCAAGGCCTCATCGGGCCGGGTGTACGGGGCGGCGGCGCGCGTCGGCGGCATTCGAGGCCGAGGAGTACGGGTGGGGAAGGCACGTCGGGCGCCGACGCGCGATTCGGTACGGGGGAAAGTGCACGGCGGACAGCCGACGCGCGATTCTGTACGGGGGAAAGTGCACGGCGGACAGCCGACGCGCGATTCTGTACGGGGGAAAGTGCACGGCGGACAGCCGACGCGCGATTCTGTACGGGGGAAAGTGCAAGGCGGACCGCCGACGCGCGATTCGGTACGGGGTGCGCGGGCGCATGAACCGCTGACGCGCGATTTTGTACGGGGGGGCCGCGCGGATGAAGTGCTCATGCGAAGATCTGTACGGGTCGGGGCGCTCTGGGGGCGTACGCGCCCCGGGCGCCATGGGACCAAGGTCCTATATCCGGCGCCCCCGGGCGTGTCCTAGAGGGGGGAAGAGCGGACGGCAGGGAGCCCGTCGTGGGACAGCACGGCTCTCGTCTTGCCGCAGCCGCAACATTTCTCTCGGGAGGAAGGATACGTCATGGCACAAGCACCCGCGACCGAAGGGCTCGACCTCGTTTTCTGGAACCCGTCGGGGTACAGGTGGAATGGCCCCGGCGACTGGAACCAGTGGCGCTACATCCCCGACGGGCTGGGCGGCGAGATCGGCATCCGATTCGGCGTCAGCGCCGGATTCGGCACCTTCGACTGGAACATCGGCGGCGTGGCCCCGCACGGCTCGGTCAATGACGGCACCGGCGCCTCCTCGTTCGGCAAGAACGAGCAGGTGGGCATGGCCTCGACCGGCGTCCATGCCATCCGCATGCAGGCGAACAAGCAGTTCACCGCCGCCCGCAACAACTTCACGGTCGAGCTCGACTTCTCCCGCTACAAGGGCTCGAAGGTCGGGGGCAAGGACGGCGTCGCGGGGGCCAACACGCTCGTCGGCGTGAGCGACATCTACGCGGGCCTGACCTACGCCAGGACGACCGTCACCATCACCGGCACGCTCGAGAACGGCAGCGCCGCCAACCCGGCGGGCTGGAAGCTTTATAATGGCGGCGTCGCGCCGAACACCACCGGGGGCAATCAGCCGAGCGCGCAATTGAGCCTCACCAACGACGTGCTGCAGGGGACCAACAGGCCGGCTCCCGGCGGCCAGGCCAATTCGATCGACACCGTGATGGGTCTGGTGCGGCTCGACGCGTCCGGCTGCAAGACGCTGCGCCTGAGCTATGACATCTACCCGATTGCCGGGAGCTGGGGGCCGCGCATCGACAATTCGGCGCTGTACGTCGCCTCCGCCTTCCCGCGCAAGCCCGCCGAGCAGCCCAAGCCCGTCGAGCCGCCCAAGGCCGCGGAGCCGGAAAAGCCCGCCGAGCCGCCCAAGGCCACCGAGCCCTCGACGCCCGCGACGCCGGTGAAGCCCACCGTGGTGATCAAGGACGACACCGGCAAGCCCGGGACCACGACCAGCTACACCTATACCGTGAAGAATCCGGACGGCTCGATCGCGGGCAAGGGCTGCTTCACCTACGAGACCCCGGCCGACGGCGGCCCGCCCAAGCTGACCGCATTCTATTACCACGACAAGGTCGTGGGCACGATCGACCAGAGCAAGGTGCAGACGTTCTACTTCAACAAGGAGGAGCAGCGCTTCACGTTCGTCACCGGGACCCCGGCCAAGGGGATCTGCAGCCTGACCGTGGACAACACCCTGCCGGCGCAGCTCACCGGAATCGGCGGCGAGGGCGCGCAGAGCTACCTCGACAAGCGGCTGGAATTCCCCAAGCCGGCCACGGAAACCACGACCACGGAGAGCACCACCATTCCGGCGGTCGACCTCGTCGTGGTCATCGACTCCAGCGTCTCGATGAAGGACGAGGCGGTCGCGCTGAGCGAGGCGGTCACGGCGGCCATCGAGGCGGCCAAGACCAAGTGCCCCTCGGACCTGCGCGTCCAGTATCTGGGCATCGAGGGGACGTTCAAGAACACGCGCTTCGACACCACGGTCCGCAATTACCTCGTCAGCACCGCCAAGGCGGACGAGGCGTCGCTGCGGGTGCGCAAGAAGGGCACCGTGGAGGGCGGCGGCGCGCAGGAGGACGGGGCACGCGCCATCGAGGACGTGATCGCGCATTACGACTGGCGGCCCGACGCCAAGCGCGCGGTGTTCTTCCTGGGCGACGAGGCCCTCGAGGGCGGCGGCGCCGACGTCAATAAAGAGGATATCGACGCCGCCAACCGCGCCATCGAGGCCGCCAAGAAGGGCGACGTCCGCATTCACACGTACCTCGGTACGAGCGGCGCGAAGGAGAAGCAGCGCAAGGCTCTGGAGGGCGAGTTCGCGCGCGTGGCCGACGAGACCGGCGGTAAGGCGTTCACCTCGAAGGACGCGTTGAACGGCTTCCAGGCCCTTCTGGAGAAGGTGATCTGCGGCAGCAAGTCGAGCACGACCAGCACGACCGAGTTCTGCTGCTGCCAGGAG includes:
- a CDS encoding VWA domain-containing protein, whose protein sequence is MAQAPATEGLDLVFWNPSGYRWNGPGDWNQWRYIPDGLGGEIGIRFGVSAGFGTFDWNIGGVAPHGSVNDGTGASSFGKNEQVGMASTGVHAIRMQANKQFTAARNNFTVELDFSRYKGSKVGGKDGVAGANTLVGVSDIYAGLTYARTTVTITGTLENGSAANPAGWKLYNGGVAPNTTGGNQPSAQLSLTNDVLQGTNRPAPGGQANSIDTVMGLVRLDASGCKTLRLSYDIYPIAGSWGPRIDNSALYVASAFPRKPAEQPKPVEPPKAAEPEKPAEPPKATEPSTPATPVKPTVVIKDDTGKPGTTTSYTYTVKNPDGSIAGKGCFTYETPADGGPPKLTAFYYHDKVVGTIDQSKVQTFYFNKEEQRFTFVTGTPAKGICSLTVDNTLPAQLTGIGGEGAQSYLDKRLEFPKPATETTTTESTTIPAVDLVVVIDSSVSMKDEAVALSEAVTAAIEAAKTKCPSDLRVQYLGIEGTFKNTRFDTTVRNYLVSTAKADEASLRVRKKGTVEGGGAQEDGARAIEDVIAHYDWRPDAKRAVFFLGDEALEGGGADVNKEDIDAANRAIEAAKKGDVRIHTYLGTSGAKEKQRKALEGEFARVADETGGKAFTSKDALNGFQALLEKVICGSKSSTTSTTEFCCCQEYVEQP